From the genome of Vitis riparia cultivar Riparia Gloire de Montpellier isolate 1030 chromosome 2, EGFV_Vit.rip_1.0, whole genome shotgun sequence, one region includes:
- the LOC117929773 gene encoding agamous-like MADS-box protein AGL80 gives MARKKVKLQWIVDNAARKATYKKRVKGLMKKVRDLSILCGVDACVITYSPYHPEPQVWPSPIEVEQVIAAFRSRPENDQTKKVMNQENFTWQRIFKARDEVLKQQMKNRKKEIENLRIQCLGGRLLEGLESKDLLDLTWAIDNQLEAVKNRTVLVPWPQVAADARGSANNTGTGIGDVPAVGAFTSIDAVSHVGSASGVPLSVIGAVGGTNAAAAQTSFDLAIDAPNNPLIREQNQNQNMGNALGDPLDYDVYDFWRNPYIL, from the coding sequence ATGGCTAGGAAGAAGGTTAAGCTTCAGTGGATTGTGGATAATGCTGCTCGTAAGGCCACATATAAGAAGAGAGTGAAGGGTCTTATGAAAAAAGTAAGAGATCTCAGCATTTTGTGCGGCGTTGATGCGTGTGTAATCACGTACAGCCCATACCATCCAGAGCCCCAAGTTTGGCCTTCCCCGATTGAGGTCGAACAAGTCATTGCTGCGTTTAGGAGCCGGCCGGAGAATGACCAAACCAAGAAGGTCATGAACCAAGAAAATTTCACCTGGCAGAGGATATTCAAAGCGAGGGATGAAGTGCTGAAACAGCAGATGAAGAACAGAAAAAAGGAGATCGAAAACCTAAGGATCCAGTGCTTGGGTGGTAGGCTGCTGGAGGGTTTAGAGAGTAAAGACCTCCTAGATTTAACGTGGGCCATTGACAATCAGTTGGAGGCAGTGAAGAACAGGACGGTTCTAGTTCCCTGGCCCCAAGTAGCAGCTGACGCGAGGGGCAGTGCTAATAATACTGGTACTGGTATTGGAGATGTTCCTGCTGTGGGTGCTTTTACTAGTATTGATGCTGTTTCTCATGTTGGTTCTGCCTCGGGTGTTCCTCTTTCTGTTATTGGTGCTGTTGGTGGTACCAATGCCGCTGCTGCGCAGACAAGTTTCGATCTTGCCATTGACGCTCCAAACAATCCTCTAATTAGAgaacaaaaccaaaaccaaaacatgGGCAATGCATTGGGAGATCCACTGGACTATGACGTCTATGATTTCTGGCGCAATCCCTACATTCTCTGA